A portion of the Vicia villosa cultivar HV-30 ecotype Madison, WI unplaced genomic scaffold, Vvil1.0 ctg.002310F_1_1, whole genome shotgun sequence genome contains these proteins:
- the LOC131638405 gene encoding sucrose synthase-like, which translates to MASLTRSTSLRERFDETLTAHRNEILALLSRIEAKGKGILQHHQIIAEFEEIPEENKQKLVNGAFGQILRSTQEAIVLAPFVALAVRPRPGVWEYLRVDVHRLIVDELSAAEYLKFKEELVEGSSNGNFVLELDFEPFNASIPKPTQNKSIGNGVEFLNRHLSAKLFHGKESLQPLLEFLRLHNHNGKNIMVNDRIQNLNSLQHVLRKAEDYLIKIAPETLYSEFELEFQDIGLERGWGDTAERVVETIQLLLDLLDAPDPHTLEKFLGRIPMVFNVVILSPHGYFAQDNVLGYPDTGGQIVYILDQVRALEEEMLKRIKQQGLDITPRILIITRLLPDAVGTTCGQRLEKVYNTEHCHILRVPFRTEKGIVRKWISRFEVWPYLETFSEDVANELAKELKGKPDLIVGNYSDGNIVASLLAHKLGVTQCTIAHALEKTKYPDSDLYWKKFDDKYHFSSQFTADLFAMNHTDFIITSTFQEIAGSKDTVGQYESHTHFTLPGLYRVVHGINVFDPKFNIVSPGADLSIYFPYTETERRLTSFHPDIEELLYSSVENEEHICVLKDRSKPIIFTMARLDRVKNITGLVEWYGKNARLRELVNLVVVAGDRRKESKDLEEIAEMKKMYGLIETYKLNGQFRWISAQMDRIRNGELYRVICDTKGAFVQPAIYEAFGLTVIEAMTCGLPTFATCNGGPAEIIVHGKSGYHIDPYHGDRAAETIVEFFEKTKADPSYWDTISHGGLKRIHEKYTWQIYSDRLLTLTGVYGFWKHVTNLDRRESKRYLEMFYALKYSQLAQSVPLAVEE; encoded by the exons ATGGCGAGTCTCACCCGTTCCACCTCACTCCGTGAGAGGTTTGATGAAACTCTCACTGCTCACAGGAACGAAATTCTGGCTCTTCTGTCAAG GATTGAAGCAAAGGGAAAGGGAATTCTTCAACATCATCAGATCATTGCTGAGTTTGAAGAAATTCCTGAGGAGAATAAGCAGAAGCTTGTTAATGGAGCCTTTGGACAAATTTTGAGATCTACTCag GAAGCTATAGTGTTAGCACCATTTGTTGCACTTGCTGTTCGTCCAAGGCCTGGAGTTTGGGAGTATCTGAGAGTCGACGTGCATCGTCTTATTGTCGATGAATTGAGTGCTGCTGAGTATCTCAAGTTCAAGGAGGAGCTTGTTGAAGGAAG TTCTAATGGGAACTTTGTGCTTGAGTTGGACTTTGAACCATTCAATGCGTCGATTCCGAAACCAACACAGAACAAGTCGATTGGAAATGGCGTTGAGTTTCTCAATCGCCATCTTTCTGCTAAGCTTTTCCATGGCAAAGAAAGTTTGCAGCCACTTCTGGAGTTTCTTAGGCTTCATAACCATAATGGAAAG AATATTATGGTTAATGACAGAATTCAGAATCtgaattctcttcaacatgtttTGCGAAAAGCTGAGGATTATCTGATCAAAATTGCTCCTGAAACACTGTACTCAGAGTTTGAACTCGAATTCCAGGATATTGGTTTGGAGAGAGGGTGGGGAGACACTGCTGAGCGTGTCGTTGAAACGATCCAACTTCTGTTGGACCTTCTCGACGCACCTGATCCTCACACCCTCGAGAAATTCCTTGGAAGAATCCCTATGGTTTTTAATGTTGTCATCCTTTCTCCACACGGCTATTTCGCCCAAGATAATGTCTTAGGATACCCCGATACCGGTGGACAG ATTGTGTACATCTTGGACCAAGTTCGTGCCTTGGAGGAAGAGATGCTCAAACGCATCAAGCAACAAGGGTTGGATATCACACCTCGCATTCTCATT ATCACCCGTCTTCTCCCCGATGCAGTGGGAACTACTTGTGGTCAACGTCTTGAGAAGGTATACAATACCGAGCATTGCCACATTCTTCGAGTTCCCTTTAGAACTGAAAAGGGAATTGTTCGCAAATGGATCTCAAGATTCGAAGTCTGGCCCTACCTAGAGACTTTCAGCGAG GATGTCGCCAATGAACTTGCCAAAGAGTTGAAAGGCAAGCCTGATCTGATCGTCGGAAACTACAGTGATGGAAACATTGTTGCCTCTTTGTTAGCACATAAATTAGGTGTAACACAG TGCACTATTGCTCATGCACTCGAGAAGACCAAGTATCCCGACTCTGACCTTTATTGGAAAAAATTTGATGACAAATATCACTTCTCGTCCCAATTTACTGCTGATCTTTTTGCAATGAACCACACAGACTTTATCATCACAAGTACCTTCCAAGAGATCGCTGGAAG CAAGGATACTGTTGGGCAGTATGAGAGTCACACACACTTCACCCTTCCTGGACTTTACCGCGTTGTTCACGGTATCAATGTCTTTGATCCAAAGTTCAACATTGTCTCTCCCGGAGCTGATTTGAGCATTTACTTCCCATATACTGAAACCGAACGTAGGTTGACATCATTCCATCCTGATATCGAAGAACTTCTCTACAGCTCAGTGGAGAATGAGGAACACAT ATGTGTACTGAAGGATCGCAGCAAGCCGATTATCTTCACGATGGCAAGGCTGGACCGAGTAAAAAACATTACAGGACTTGTTGAGTGGTATGGCAAGAATGCTCGCCTAAGGGAGTTGgtaaaccttgttgttgttgctggagaCAGAAGGAAGGAGTCCAAGGATTTAGAAGAGATTGCTGAGATGAAGAAAATGTACGGCCTAATCGAGACCTACAAATTGAACGGACAATTCAGATGGATTTCTGCCCAAATGGACCGAATTAGAAATGGAGAGCTTTACCGTGTCATCTGTGACACAAAGGGTGCTTTCGTGCAGCCAGCTATTTATGAAGCTTTTGGTTTAACTGTTATTGAAGCTATGACTTGTGGATTGCCAACATTTGCTACATGTAATGGTGGTCCTGCTGAGATCATTGTTCATGGAAAATCTGGTTACCATATTGATCCTTATCATGGCGACCGCGCTGCTGAGACTATTGTTGAATTCTTCGAGAAGACTAAGGCTGATCCTTCTTATTGGGACACAATCTCCCATGGAGGTCTCAAACGTATTCATGAGAA GTACACATGGCAGATTTATTCTGACAGACTTCTGACTCTTACTGGCGTGTATGGCTTCTGGAAGCATGTGACCAACCTTGATCGCCGCGAGAGCAAACGCTACCTTGAGATGTTTTATGCACTCAAATACAGCCAATTG GCTCAATCTGTGCCTCTTGCTGTTGAAGAGTaa